The Algoriphagus sp. TR-M9 genome has a window encoding:
- a CDS encoding FMN-binding glutamate synthase family protein has product MRKMFFGSLILLTLLTFFLMWYFQFVQFKFGYFILGLLLVLFAIGIYDITQKKHAILRNFPVIGHFRYLLEKISPEIQQYFIETNTDGTPFSRNIRSLVYRRAKGVNDTHPFGTQKDIGGEDYMALRHSIYAIHNMEEDPRVMIGNEQCKQPYSSSIFNISAMSFGSLSSNAVKALNIGARKGGFSHNTGEGGISTHHRQGGDLVWQIGTGYFGCRDEHGNFDPEKFREKANWPEVKMIEIKISQGAKPGHGGVLPGAKNTEEIAEIRGVVKGTTILSPPAHSAFSSPSQLMDFISKLRDLSGGKPVGFKLCVGRTEEFTAICKEMVAKKVYPDFITIDGAEGGTGAAPLEFSDSVGLPLEPALIFVRTSLEKFQIRDKIKIIASGKAISAFAIIKNIAIGADLCNSARGFMFSVGCIQALRCNTNECPTGVATQKANLVGGLVISDKSERVYKFHKNTVHAVQELLGASGHKHTSELSAHDLVKGDEMIKLANRYLPDSVNTQV; this is encoded by the coding sequence TTGTTGGTGCTTTTTGCAATTGGGATATATGACATCACGCAGAAGAAACATGCTATTTTAAGGAATTTCCCGGTCATCGGGCACTTCAGGTACTTATTGGAAAAAATAAGTCCGGAGATCCAACAATATTTTATAGAAACCAATACCGACGGAACTCCCTTCAGCAGAAATATACGCTCGCTGGTTTACAGACGTGCAAAGGGAGTAAATGACACACATCCCTTTGGGACACAGAAAGACATCGGTGGGGAAGATTACATGGCTTTAAGACATTCCATTTATGCGATTCATAATATGGAGGAAGATCCACGGGTGATGATTGGAAATGAGCAATGTAAGCAGCCCTATTCCTCATCTATTTTTAATATATCAGCCATGAGCTTTGGGTCCCTGAGTTCCAATGCGGTAAAAGCCCTTAACATTGGGGCTAGAAAGGGAGGTTTCAGCCATAATACAGGAGAAGGGGGCATTTCTACACATCACAGGCAAGGCGGTGATTTGGTTTGGCAGATAGGTACCGGATACTTTGGCTGTAGAGATGAGCATGGCAATTTTGACCCGGAGAAGTTCAGGGAAAAAGCCAATTGGCCAGAGGTAAAAATGATTGAGATCAAAATCTCACAGGGTGCCAAACCCGGTCATGGAGGAGTGCTGCCCGGAGCTAAAAACACCGAAGAAATTGCTGAAATCCGTGGTGTGGTGAAGGGTACTACTATACTTTCACCTCCGGCACACAGTGCGTTCAGCTCTCCATCGCAGCTCATGGATTTTATCTCCAAGCTTCGGGACTTATCCGGAGGAAAACCAGTAGGCTTCAAGCTTTGTGTGGGTCGTACAGAGGAGTTTACCGCGATTTGCAAAGAAATGGTAGCCAAGAAAGTTTACCCTGATTTTATAACAATTGACGGGGCAGAAGGAGGAACAGGAGCTGCCCCTTTGGAATTTTCAGATAGTGTAGGGCTGCCCTTAGAGCCCGCGCTGATTTTTGTGAGAACTTCCCTGGAGAAATTCCAGATTCGTGATAAGATAAAAATCATTGCCTCCGGCAAAGCTATTTCGGCCTTCGCCATCATCAAAAACATCGCCATAGGTGCTGACCTCTGCAATTCAGCGAGAGGATTTATGTTCAGTGTAGGATGTATTCAGGCTTTGCGCTGCAATACCAACGAATGTCCTACAGGAGTAGCAACCCAAAAGGCCAACCTCGTTGGGGGCCTAGTCATTTCAGACAAGTCTGAGCGGGTGTATAAATTTCACAAAAACACCGTCCACGCCGTGCAGGAATTGCTGGGAGCATCTGGGCACAAGCATACCTCAGAACTCAGTGCGCATGATCTGGTGAAAGGTGATGAGATGATCAAGTTGGCAAATCGATACTTGCCTGATTCAGTGAATACTCAGGTTTAA
- the lhgO gene encoding L-2-hydroxyglutarate oxidase, producing MVYDIVIIGGGIVGLATGLKILKSRPDLKLAILEKEDQLAKHQTGNNSGVIHSGLYYKPGSLKATNCINGYHELINFCQEEKIPFEITGKVVVATREEQKPLLNNLYERGLQNGLKGTKYISIEELKEYEPHCAGVAAIHVPQTGIVDYYKVALAYGRKIVQLGGEIFLKHKVQEIKHKEGVNYIETSSKSFQSKLVINCAGLYSDKVAQMNESDPLDVKIIPFRGEYYKLKKDKEYLVKNLIYPVPDPNFPFLGVHFTRMMKGGVEAGPNAVLAFRREGYKKSQINLQELTESLAWPGFQKVAAKYWKTGFGEMYRSFSKAAFTKALQELIPEIQESDLTDGGAGVRAQACDRTGGLLDDFAIRESSHAINVLNAPSPAATSSLAIGGTVAELALKRFS from the coding sequence ATGGTTTACGATATAGTTATAATCGGAGGAGGAATAGTAGGATTAGCTACAGGGCTTAAAATTCTAAAAAGTCGCCCAGATCTTAAGTTAGCCATATTGGAAAAAGAAGACCAATTGGCAAAACACCAAACCGGCAATAATAGTGGTGTCATCCACTCCGGGCTATATTACAAACCCGGTTCCCTGAAAGCCACCAACTGCATCAATGGCTATCATGAACTCATCAATTTTTGCCAAGAGGAAAAAATCCCCTTTGAAATCACCGGCAAGGTAGTAGTGGCTACACGCGAAGAGCAAAAACCCCTGCTGAACAATCTATATGAGCGTGGGCTCCAGAATGGACTGAAAGGCACCAAATATATCAGTATAGAAGAGCTGAAAGAATACGAGCCGCACTGTGCGGGAGTGGCTGCCATACACGTGCCACAGACCGGAATCGTGGACTATTACAAGGTCGCATTAGCCTATGGGAGAAAGATAGTACAGCTAGGAGGAGAGATTTTTTTAAAACATAAAGTACAGGAAATTAAGCACAAAGAAGGAGTCAATTATATAGAGACTTCAAGTAAAAGCTTCCAAAGTAAACTGGTGATCAACTGTGCGGGACTTTACTCAGATAAGGTGGCACAGATGAATGAGTCAGATCCTCTAGATGTAAAGATTATCCCATTTCGAGGGGAATACTATAAGCTGAAGAAGGACAAAGAGTACTTGGTAAAAAACCTGATTTATCCTGTCCCGGATCCGAATTTTCCATTTCTCGGAGTACACTTCACGCGAATGATGAAAGGAGGCGTAGAAGCGGGTCCCAACGCTGTTTTAGCTTTCCGCAGGGAAGGTTATAAGAAATCCCAGATCAACCTGCAAGAGCTCACAGAATCTTTGGCCTGGCCTGGATTCCAGAAAGTAGCTGCCAAATACTGGAAAACTGGTTTTGGGGAGATGTACCGTTCATTTTCCAAAGCTGCTTTCACCAAAGCCCTTCAGGAATTGATTCCTGAAATCCAGGAATCAGACCTCACAGATGGAGGCGCAGGTGTGCGTGCTCAGGCATGTGACCGAACAGGAGGATTGTTGGATGATTTTGCTATCCGTGAGTCCTCGCATGCTATCAATGTACTCAATGCCCCTTCTCCTGCAGCTACCAGTTCTCTGGCTATTGGTGGAACTGTCGCTGAATTAGCACTGAAGAGGTTTTCTTAA
- a CDS encoding DUF5686 and carboxypeptidase-like regulatory domain-containing protein: protein MLRTTLIALLFLISTHSFAQFIVKGKVTDSETGDPIPFASVILKGTTTGISTDFEGYYQIEARSLTDSISAAYLGYISASKLLQNVAEQTVNFQLKPSDFEMEAFVFEAGENPAFEIIRRAVDRKKDFDKRSLSAYETKNYTKIEIDIDHVSEEFTQRKTVQKVTAVLDSIQQLTNDEGEKILPVFFSETLSKFYYRNNPELKKEIVEKSKITGVGITDGSTTSQITGSAFQEYNFYKNWLNIVEKEFVSPIADGWKNFYDYDLMDSVLVGKDSCYILQVYPLREQDLAFSGTIWINKETYALKQVDLSIPKEVNLNFIERIKIQQELVPTSAGPLIPSKSRVQIKIGQVTPKTAGFLAKFYTSADSIRVGEPKPTSFFNQAVTLKEDYNIADEEFWAANRQDPLSQEELAVLQMVDTLKRIPIVRFFSEGLKFFGTGYLNVGKADIGPWPGFFNYNNIEGVRLGMGGRTSLKFSNKWEIKAYGAYGFKDEKFKYSTQVTRILDRFHWTTLSLSAQKEIDQVGLEIAELQDNSIFLAASRFGTLRRPFFNTNQKLEFQREFFKGFLFFSNFKLSQFDPLFDFYYLEKGTGEYRSDFETTEAKVGLRYGRDEIIIINDNERSSFGPSKWPILQATYAKGFQWLGGDINYSKLTFYLYQRLNMGMLGVSRYELDAGKIFGEVPYPILKNHLGNETLFYTSAAFNTMNFNEFASDQYASLRYRHFFEGFLLNKIPLVKKLKWRAVANANVLFGSVSQKNVANSPTVDPYGNPLETFGRLDPKTPYVELGYGIENIFKFFRIDFFHRITYLDHTDAKPFAVKISGQIIL, encoded by the coding sequence ATGCTCCGAACCACCCTTATTGCCTTACTTTTTCTCATCAGCACCCATTCCTTTGCCCAGTTTATAGTCAAGGGCAAAGTGACTGATTCCGAAACAGGAGACCCTATTCCCTTTGCTTCTGTGATTTTAAAGGGGACTACCACCGGGATTTCCACTGACTTTGAAGGGTACTATCAAATCGAAGCCAGGAGTCTGACAGATAGTATTTCGGCGGCCTACCTCGGTTATATCTCAGCCAGCAAACTCCTGCAAAATGTGGCAGAACAAACGGTAAACTTTCAGCTCAAACCTTCGGATTTTGAAATGGAAGCCTTTGTTTTTGAAGCTGGGGAAAATCCGGCTTTTGAAATTATCCGACGGGCAGTAGACCGGAAAAAGGACTTTGACAAGCGCTCCTTAAGTGCTTATGAAACAAAGAACTATACTAAAATTGAAATTGACATAGATCATGTCTCAGAGGAGTTTACCCAGCGCAAGACCGTCCAGAAAGTGACTGCGGTTTTGGACTCCATCCAGCAACTGACCAATGACGAGGGAGAGAAAATCCTGCCTGTCTTTTTCTCCGAAACCCTCTCCAAATTTTACTACAGAAACAATCCGGAACTCAAGAAAGAGATCGTGGAGAAGTCAAAAATCACCGGAGTAGGGATCACGGATGGCTCGACGACTTCACAGATCACCGGTTCCGCCTTTCAGGAATACAATTTTTACAAAAACTGGCTGAATATCGTAGAAAAGGAATTTGTGTCACCCATCGCAGATGGCTGGAAAAACTTTTACGATTACGATCTGATGGATTCCGTGTTGGTGGGGAAGGACTCCTGCTATATTCTGCAGGTGTATCCGCTCAGGGAGCAGGATCTGGCGTTTTCCGGTACCATCTGGATCAATAAGGAAACGTATGCGCTCAAACAAGTGGACCTGTCTATTCCAAAGGAAGTGAACCTGAATTTCATCGAAAGAATCAAGATTCAACAGGAATTAGTGCCTACTTCTGCAGGACCGTTGATTCCGTCAAAATCAAGGGTACAGATCAAAATAGGCCAGGTAACTCCCAAAACTGCCGGCTTCCTGGCTAAGTTTTACACCTCGGCTGATAGTATCCGAGTAGGTGAACCCAAGCCTACTTCCTTTTTCAACCAGGCGGTAACCCTAAAGGAGGATTATAATATAGCCGACGAGGAATTTTGGGCGGCAAACCGACAGGATCCATTAAGCCAAGAGGAGCTGGCGGTCCTACAAATGGTGGATACCTTAAAGCGCATTCCGATAGTTCGCTTCTTTTCAGAAGGCCTAAAATTCTTTGGTACAGGCTATCTGAACGTGGGGAAAGCAGATATTGGACCCTGGCCAGGCTTTTTTAATTATAATAATATTGAAGGAGTTCGTCTGGGAATGGGTGGGAGAACCTCTTTGAAATTCAGCAATAAGTGGGAAATCAAGGCTTACGGAGCTTATGGATTTAAAGATGAAAAATTTAAATATTCCACGCAGGTTACCCGCATATTGGACCGTTTTCATTGGACTACTTTATCGCTCTCTGCACAGAAGGAAATCGATCAGGTAGGCCTGGAGATCGCAGAATTGCAGGATAACAGTATTTTTCTTGCGGCCAGTAGATTCGGAACCCTTCGAAGGCCATTTTTCAATACCAACCAAAAACTGGAATTCCAGCGGGAATTTTTCAAAGGCTTTCTGTTTTTCTCCAATTTCAAACTAAGTCAATTTGATCCCCTTTTTGACTTCTACTACCTGGAAAAAGGAACAGGGGAGTACAGGTCTGATTTTGAAACAACTGAGGCAAAAGTAGGGCTAAGATATGGCAGGGATGAGATCATTATTATCAATGACAATGAACGTTCCTCCTTTGGTCCTTCTAAATGGCCGATCCTGCAGGCCACATATGCCAAAGGTTTCCAATGGCTGGGAGGAGATATCAACTATTCTAAACTGACATTTTATCTCTATCAGCGACTGAATATGGGAATGCTGGGCGTGTCCAGGTATGAGCTGGATGCCGGGAAGATCTTTGGGGAAGTGCCTTATCCTATCCTCAAAAACCATCTGGGCAACGAGACCTTGTTTTATACCTCTGCTGCTTTCAATACAATGAATTTCAATGAATTTGCTTCAGATCAATATGCAAGTTTGAGGTATAGACATTTCTTTGAGGGGTTTCTCTTGAATAAAATCCCGCTGGTAAAAAAGCTGAAATGGCGCGCCGTGGCCAATGCCAATGTACTATTTGGATCTGTAAGCCAGAAAAATGTAGCTAATTCACCTACTGTGGATCCTTATGGCAATCCGCTGGAGACCTTTGGCCGGTTGGATCCCAAGACTCCGTATGTGGAGCTGGGGTATGGTATAGAGAATATCTTCAAATTCTTCAGAATTGATTTCTTTCATCGGATCACATATCTGGATCATACTGATGCTAAGCCTTTTGCGGTAAAAATTTCGGGACAGATTATACTGTAG